One genomic window of Hydra vulgaris chromosome 03, alternate assembly HydraT2T_AEP includes the following:
- the LOC136078356 gene encoding uncharacterized protein LOC136078356 codes for MERCSRTQRRKVQKIVSTLLTNLSQDNLMNEEVILNNGIETISTHGSHVSCNWGDEITEIELPQNACTEIPSYGTCSTLNNDFVYNELTEFSNDSDNESSSSLLSSDDYNIQEELQQWITEFNVSHRAVNALLKIFQNVGVHVPKDARTLLKTPSSVVQKVVAGGVYYHVGVENAIRKLLQTKKLPADCLNLRLNININGLPLFRSSNVQLWPILGSIIEVSLNDVFIIGLYSGITKPSSLFDYLNDFVTEMKQLGVEGIHFIDKHYKVTINAVICDAPARAFIKCIKGHCGYNACERCTQEGVYCSNKMTFPKLDAPLRTNEDFLAQKDEEHHTSNMVSPLTELNIGMVSHFPLDYMHLVCLGVVRRMICLWIKGEFHCRQSSNTISITSANLCSLREAMPSDFCRRPRPLFEFRKWKATELRQFLLYSGAVVLHNVLPQLMYQNFLTLSIAMILLLCPRYAACEHYRDYAEKLMINFVQNFRIIYGDNQLVYNVHTLIHLVQDCRIYGALDNVSAFPFENKLGIIKKLIRKPHNPIAQVINRCEEKAFATLQNRKSMSVEQGAAKLLQRKHSTGMMPPNLPSGYYQQYKNYNGKKYFVSISLRDSCFKIHGMLSFVKKYNSIK; via the coding sequence CCTGTAATTGGGGTGATGAAATAACGGAAATCGAATTGCCACAAAATGCATGTACAGAAATTCCATCATATGGAACTtgttcaactttaaataatgattttgtcTACAATGAATTAACAGAATTTAGCAATGATTCTGATAATGAGTCAAGTTCAAGTTTATTGAGCAGTGATGACTACAATATACAAGAAGAACTTCAACAATGGATAACAGAATTCAATGTTTCACATAGGGCTGTTAAtgctttgttaaaaatatttcaaaatgtgGGCGTTCATGTTCCGAAAGATGCtagaactttattaaaaacaccATCTAGTGTTGTACAAAAAGTAGTTGCAGGCGGTGTGTATTATCATGTTGGAGTTGAAAATGCCATTAGAAAGCTCCTACAAACAAAGAAGTTGCCTGCTGATTGTCTAAATCTAAgattaaatatcaatattaatgGTCTACCACTTTTTCGTAGCTCAAATGTGCAGCTATGGCCTATTTTAGGTTCTATAATTGAAGTATCTTTAAatgatgtttttattattggaCTCTATTCAGGTATAACGAAGCCATCTTCACTGTTTGATTATTTAAACGATTTTGTTACAGAAATGAAACAACTGGGTGTTGAAGGTATACATTTTATAGATAAACACTATAAAGTAACTATAAATGCTGTTATTTGTGATGCACCCGCAAGAGCCTTTATAAAATGCATTAAAGGGCATTGTGGTTATAATGCCTGTGAGCGATGCACACAAGAAGGTGTTTATTGTTCAAATAAAATGACTTTCCCAAAATTAGATGCACCTTTAAGAACTAATGAAGATTTTCTTGCACAAAAGGATGAAGAACATCATACTTCCAATATGGTATCTCCGCTTACTGAACTTAATATTGGGATGGTTTCTCATTTCCCTTTAGATTATATGCACCTAGTTTGCCTTGGTGTGGTTCGCAGAATGATATGTTTATGGATTAAGGGTGAATTTCATTGTAGGCAATCATCTAACACTATTAGCATAACATCAGCAAATTTGTGTTCATTAAGAGAAGCAATGCCTAGTGATTTTTGTAGGCGACCGAGACCTTTATTTGAATTTCGAAAGTGGAAAGCTACCGAGCTTCGAcagtttttgttatattctgGAGCAGTTGTACTTCACAATGTTTTGCCACAACTCATGTATCAAAACTTTTTGACACTTTCCATAGCAATGATTCTTTTGTTATGTCCAAGATATGCTGCATGTGAACACTATCGTGATTATGCAGAAAAGTTGatgataaattttgttcaaaacttCCGTATAATATACGGTGATAATCAACTGGTGTATAATGTTCACACATTAATTCACTTGGTTCAAGACTGCAGAATATATGGAGCACTAGATAATGTTTCAGCTTTTCCTTTCGAAAATAAATTgggtattattaaaaaactcatcCGTAAACCACATAATCCAATAGCTCAAGTTATTAATCGATGTGAGGAGAAGGCATTTGCTACACTTCAAAATAGAAAGTCAATGTCTGTTGAACAAGGAGCTGCTAAACTTTTACAAAGAAAACATTCAACAGGTATGATGCCTCCAAATTTGCCTTCAGGATATtatcaacaatataaaaactacaatggaaaaaagtattttgtttcaatttctTTACGCGacagttgttttaaaattcatgGGATGTTatcttttgtcaaaaaatataattctatcaaataa